In Flavobacterium sp. N1736, the following are encoded in one genomic region:
- a CDS encoding LytR/AlgR family response regulator transcription factor, protein MKILIIEDEARIAKRIERMTRNFFDKDVNILLSDSLETGLSSIDQHEIDLLLLDLNLNGEDGFDVLKAFVARSFQTIIISAYTDKAITAFAYGVLDFVPKPFDENRLSQAFLRFTTPEKQLNQDIKFLAVKKAKTVKLIRISDILYIKGAGIYTELHLSDNSIELHDKSLESLEKLLPPSFERIHKSFIICWHEADRLIVEPGGKYGMLLKNAEILPVGRSRYKEIRQKMI, encoded by the coding sequence ATGAAGATTTTGATTATTGAAGACGAAGCACGAATTGCCAAACGAATTGAAAGAATGACCCGAAATTTCTTTGATAAAGATGTGAACATTTTACTTTCGGACTCACTTGAAACTGGATTAAGCAGTATTGATCAGCACGAGATCGATTTGCTATTGCTGGATTTAAATTTAAATGGCGAAGACGGATTTGATGTCCTGAAAGCTTTTGTAGCACGGTCTTTTCAAACCATTATTATTTCAGCTTATACAGATAAAGCAATTACGGCTTTTGCATATGGCGTATTAGATTTTGTACCCAAACCTTTTGATGAAAACAGATTATCACAAGCCTTTTTACGTTTTACAACACCCGAGAAACAATTAAATCAGGATATTAAGTTTCTGGCTGTAAAAAAAGCAAAAACGGTCAAACTGATCAGAATTTCTGATATACTATATATTAAGGGAGCAGGAATTTATACGGAATTGCATTTATCAGATAATAGCATTGAACTGCACGATAAATCGCTGGAGTCGCTGGAAAAATTACTCCCGCCATCATTTGAGCGAATACACAAATCGTTTATTATTTGTTGGCATGAAGCAGATCGACTAATTGTCGAACCCGGTGGAAAATACGGTATGTTGCTCAAAAATGCAGAAATACTGCCTGTAGGACGCTCCAGGTATAAAGAAATCAGGCAAAAAATGATCTGA
- a CDS encoding M15 family metallopeptidase, with product MPQFNTFLFFLVSIFGTLSANAQHETYSEPVKHEIADTTFVNLKEYSKDFIYDMKYATEDNFLKAKVYDCAECVLRLKTVEALVAANKDFMKKGYKIKLFDCYRPLSIQKKMWEIVSNPEYVADPKKGSIHNRGGAVDITLVDATGKELDMGTPFDFFGIQASHNYTKLPNEVKSNRKYLKKVMIKHGFNSFDSEWWHYNLKTGLKDKVSNQKWDCN from the coding sequence ATGCCACAATTCAACACTTTTTTATTTTTTCTGGTTTCTATTTTTGGGACACTATCTGCAAACGCGCAACACGAAACCTATTCAGAACCTGTAAAACATGAAATTGCCGATACTACTTTTGTGAATTTAAAAGAGTACAGTAAAGATTTTATCTATGATATGAAATATGCAACCGAAGATAACTTTTTAAAAGCTAAAGTATATGATTGTGCCGAATGTGTTTTGCGTTTAAAAACCGTTGAAGCCTTAGTTGCCGCCAATAAAGATTTTATGAAAAAAGGCTATAAAATAAAACTTTTTGATTGCTACCGACCTTTGTCTATTCAAAAGAAAATGTGGGAGATAGTTTCGAATCCGGAGTATGTGGCAGATCCAAAAAAAGGCTCCATTCATAATAGAGGAGGAGCCGTTGATATTACGCTTGTCGATGCTACTGGAAAAGAACTTGATATGGGAACTCCTTTTGATTTCTTCGGAATTCAGGCGAGTCATAACTATACAAAATTGCCAAATGAAGTAAAATCAAATAGAAAATATCTTAAAAAAGTAATGATTAAACATGGCTTCAATTCCTTCGATTCAGAATGGTGGCATTATAATCTAAAAACAGGCTTAAAAGATAAGGTTTCCAATCAAAAATGGGATTGCAACTAA
- a CDS encoding outer membrane beta-barrel family protein, which translates to MKTLIISILILFFQLSVVAQQSTVSGKVQDNTTKEALPYVTIAVKDSNSKILAAGITDDYGAFNLDGLPLGKMTVTFSFLGYQSYSQPLEIIAAHTKIQLGTIGLNNDAVQLNAVEINGTKSNISLKIDKKVFEVGKDVLSQNGSAHDVLNGVPSIAVSPTGAISLRGNSSVLVLINGRQSGLTQGNALDQIAADQIDRIEVITNPSSRYDAAGSAGIINIILKKNKKSGFSGQVRLVAGSPNDSRLNPSINYKSDKINIFSNFSIRSSDYVGLYTTNQSTTNGTPTLMNRVQNEDRHDDGKLLYLGADYFINEHQTITTAFLKNATHDNDKTDLFYDYSNPSSTIQDSILTRHGKSLEKRDYSQLEFNYTHTFKQPEKKWTIDMQYDWWNSDKKWNLTTQRLSPTPLDYPGIRTSSIGNSKDFLAKSDFIQPVDSVSVFEFGIKTEIRKVSSNFLAEQEQDNIWNVYQNIDNHLNYAENISGAYVQFNSKVKHFSYMLGLRTELTHISITDIQNTYNDTKNYNKLFPTVNMSYKFETSTLQLNYSKRINRPDLYELYPFNELTDLNAQYIGNPDLNPSYSDVFEMAFLKTWKTLTLNPSVYYQRENGYIQDFTYRENDIFYTTPINIDYEIRSGIELSALYNPMKWLQINAEMNFYRFEQKGNYQEKNLDYDGETFTGRLSTQIKLPSKFSFQGRYNFRGEQQNAQTKNEALQSIDFGLSKILLKDKATIVFDVSNAFNLRQNKSTTTGTDYLFTQNSIPNAARYRLSFVYRFNLTDPKVIRQANSANRN; encoded by the coding sequence ATGAAAACCTTAATAATCAGTATTCTAATCTTATTTTTTCAGCTTTCTGTCGTCGCGCAGCAAAGCACTGTTTCCGGTAAAGTACAGGATAATACCACTAAAGAAGCGTTGCCGTATGTAACAATCGCTGTAAAAGACAGCAACTCAAAAATACTGGCTGCGGGCATTACTGATGATTATGGCGCTTTTAATCTGGACGGATTACCATTGGGAAAAATGACCGTAACTTTCAGTTTTTTGGGTTATCAGTCTTATAGTCAACCGTTGGAAATTATTGCAGCTCATACAAAAATACAACTCGGAACTATTGGTTTAAATAATGATGCCGTGCAATTAAATGCAGTCGAAATTAACGGAACAAAATCTAATATTAGTTTAAAAATAGATAAAAAAGTTTTTGAAGTTGGTAAAGATGTGCTTTCGCAGAATGGCTCTGCTCATGATGTTTTAAATGGAGTGCCATCTATAGCGGTAAGCCCAACGGGAGCAATAAGTCTTCGTGGCAACAGCAGTGTATTAGTTCTTATAAATGGTCGTCAGTCCGGTCTTACACAAGGCAATGCACTTGATCAGATCGCCGCAGACCAAATTGACCGAATAGAAGTAATTACGAATCCTTCATCGAGATATGACGCTGCCGGTTCTGCCGGTATTATCAATATTATATTGAAAAAAAACAAAAAAAGTGGTTTTAGCGGTCAGGTTCGATTAGTTGCGGGTTCGCCTAACGATAGCCGCCTTAACCCAAGTATCAATTATAAATCAGATAAGATCAACATTTTTTCTAATTTCAGCATTCGCTCTTCTGATTATGTTGGTTTATACACTACAAATCAATCCACTACTAATGGCACACCCACTTTAATGAACCGCGTACAAAATGAAGATCGTCATGACGACGGCAAATTACTGTATCTGGGTGCTGATTATTTTATTAACGAACATCAAACTATAACCACCGCTTTTTTAAAAAATGCTACACACGACAATGATAAAACTGATTTATTTTATGATTACAGTAATCCTTCAAGTACTATCCAGGATAGTATCCTGACAAGACACGGCAAATCACTTGAAAAAAGAGATTACAGCCAATTAGAATTTAATTATACGCATACATTTAAACAGCCCGAAAAAAAATGGACTATTGATATGCAGTATGATTGGTGGAACAGCGATAAAAAATGGAATCTTACAACACAGCGTTTGTCGCCAACGCCATTAGATTATCCCGGTATTAGAACGAGCTCTATTGGCAACAGCAAAGATTTTCTTGCCAAGAGTGATTTTATACAGCCTGTTGATAGTGTTTCGGTATTTGAGTTTGGAATTAAAACTGAAATCCGTAAAGTTTCGAGTAATTTTTTAGCTGAACAAGAGCAGGATAATATCTGGAACGTTTACCAAAATATTGATAATCACTTAAATTATGCCGAAAACATTTCCGGTGCTTATGTGCAATTTAACAGCAAGGTTAAACACTTTTCTTATATGCTGGGTTTGCGTACAGAGTTAACCCATATTTCGATCACAGATATTCAAAACACATATAATGATACGAAAAACTACAATAAATTGTTTCCAACCGTTAATATGAGTTATAAGTTTGAAACCTCAACTTTACAGCTCAATTACAGCAAGCGCATTAACCGCCCTGATTTGTATGAGTTGTATCCTTTTAATGAGTTAACGGATTTAAACGCACAATATATTGGTAATCCTGATCTTAACCCTTCTTATTCGGATGTTTTTGAAATGGCTTTCCTTAAAACATGGAAAACACTGACATTGAATCCTTCCGTTTATTACCAGCGTGAGAATGGTTATATTCAGGATTTTACCTATCGTGAAAATGATATTTTTTACACAACGCCTATTAATATCGATTACGAAATACGCAGCGGTATAGAACTTTCTGCATTATACAATCCGATGAAATGGCTGCAGATCAATGCCGAAATGAATTTTTATCGCTTTGAACAAAAAGGAAATTATCAGGAAAAAAATCTTGACTATGACGGAGAAACCTTTACCGGACGTTTGAGTACGCAGATCAAGCTTCCGTCTAAATTCAGTTTTCAGGGTCGTTATAACTTTCGTGGAGAACAGCAAAATGCACAAACAAAAAATGAAGCATTGCAATCAATCGATTTTGGTTTGAGCAAGATTTTATTAAAAGACAAAGCAACTATTGTATTTGATGTTTCAAATGCTTTCAATTTGCGCCAAAACAAAAGTACCACGACCGGAACAGATTATTTATTTACCCAAAACAGTATTCCAAACGCTGCCCGATACCGACTTAGTTTTGTTTATCGTTTTAACCTGACTGATCCAAAAGTAATCCGACAAGCCAATAGTGCCAATCGTAATTAA
- a CDS encoding CocE/NonD family hydrolase produces MRNKIIISFLILFLISFNLSAQQTKAAKLNSDTSDYDIQDSILIKTRDGGILSAIMIRKKGETNPKPVILQYTIYVRDKGRDIKTLKESADHGYVGVIVYSRGKRFSPDEINPYENESNDTYDAIDWISKQKWCNGSVGMFGGSYNGFTQWAACKTPHPALKTIVPYVANRPGMGLPMENNIFINPNYEWAFYVGNNKFLDTVAGNNRPRFRGLQFKWWESGAAYKKLDSIDGEPNRWFQKWIKHPSFDNYWQKMAPYKTDFSKIKIPVLAFDGYYNDSQNSSLYYLRELQKYSPKTPAYLIIGPYGHFGTQIGGEAIINDYKVDANALIDIKKITYQWFDYILKNGAKPEVLKDKINYEVMGANEWKSAPSIEKMHNDFLTFYLIDTKLETFYRASSKKPDRKTFLLQKVDFADRQNSSNNDYYPGPIIKKELDTTSGFKFITEPLKEQLIVNGSFLGELKISINKKDVDLGVTIYEVTPNGEYFHLSYYIGRASYAKDMEKRNLLEPNTIETIAFANTHLISKQVSKGSRLLIVIDVNKNAFSQLNYGTGKDASEETIQDAKEPLQIKWYTDSFVKIPVLR; encoded by the coding sequence ATGCGAAACAAAATAATTATATCATTTCTAATTTTATTTCTAATTAGTTTCAACTTATCGGCTCAGCAAACAAAAGCTGCAAAATTAAACAGCGACACAAGCGATTATGATATTCAGGATAGTATATTGATAAAAACACGTGACGGCGGAATATTATCGGCAATAATGATTCGTAAAAAAGGAGAAACTAATCCTAAACCTGTGATTCTGCAATACACTATTTATGTTCGGGATAAAGGCAGAGATATAAAAACCTTAAAAGAATCTGCAGATCATGGATATGTTGGCGTTATTGTATATTCGAGAGGAAAGCGTTTTAGTCCTGATGAAATAAATCCGTACGAAAATGAAAGCAACGATACGTATGATGCCATTGACTGGATTAGTAAACAAAAATGGTGCAACGGAAGCGTTGGTATGTTTGGCGGAAGTTACAATGGTTTTACGCAATGGGCAGCTTGCAAAACACCTCATCCGGCGCTTAAAACAATTGTTCCCTATGTAGCGAACAGACCCGGAATGGGTTTGCCAATGGAAAATAATATTTTTATAAACCCCAATTATGAATGGGCTTTTTATGTTGGCAACAATAAATTTTTAGATACTGTTGCCGGAAATAACAGACCGCGTTTTAGGGGATTGCAATTTAAATGGTGGGAATCCGGCGCAGCGTACAAAAAACTGGACAGCATTGATGGCGAACCAAACCGATGGTTTCAAAAATGGATTAAGCATCCTTCATTCGACAATTACTGGCAAAAAATGGCGCCTTATAAAACTGATTTCTCTAAGATCAAAATTCCTGTTTTAGCCTTTGATGGTTATTATAATGATTCGCAAAACTCCAGTTTATATTATTTAAGAGAACTTCAAAAATACAGTCCAAAAACACCCGCTTATTTGATTATTGGTCCGTATGGTCATTTTGGAACTCAAATTGGCGGCGAAGCTATTATTAATGATTATAAAGTTGATGCAAATGCACTAATCGACATCAAAAAAATAACATATCAATGGTTTGATTATATTTTAAAAAATGGTGCTAAACCTGAAGTTTTAAAAGATAAAATCAATTATGAAGTTATGGGTGCGAATGAATGGAAAAGTGCTCCATCGATAGAAAAAATGCATAATGATTTTCTAACTTTTTATCTGATTGATACTAAATTAGAAACCTTTTATAGGGCGAGTTCTAAAAAACCGGATAGAAAAACATTTCTATTGCAAAAAGTAGATTTTGCAGACAGGCAAAACAGCAGCAACAACGACTATTATCCGGGTCCGATAATTAAAAAAGAATTGGATACAACCAGCGGATTTAAGTTTATAACCGAACCTTTAAAAGAACAATTGATTGTAAATGGTTCTTTTTTAGGTGAACTAAAAATAAGCATCAACAAAAAAGATGTGGATCTTGGTGTCACTATTTATGAAGTAACGCCAAATGGCGAATATTTTCATTTATCTTATTATATTGGGCGCGCCAGTTATGCAAAAGATATGGAAAAGAGAAATTTGTTAGAACCAAATACAATTGAAACCATTGCTTTTGCAAATACACATTTAATTAGCAAACAAGTCAGTAAGGGAAGTCGATTGCTTATTGTAATTGATGTTAATAAAAATGCGTTTTCTCAGTTAAATTACGGAACCGGAAAAGATGCAAGCGAAGAAACAATTCAAGACGCTAAAGAACCTTTGCAGATAAAATGGTACACGGATAGTTTTGTAAAAATTCCTGTTTTGAGATAA
- a CDS encoding histidine kinase — MQTALTPFEMHFPIRYLFYLYLMYRFAFFTFFLLLLFTSCKQYTDYVKSDASYYVNEDRVQDYLGKSAQDIFKVQIPLKLVKRDNNAGPLGLQVNAFGAFDVYWDGILVGSNGKMAKSGQPEVPGTEMTYYQIPEKRANIGKHIVTIIGTQTQLQEAKRGIDIKLESYLRLHRAPLIVMSFMNLMAGAFLIAAIYYSFLYINSTRKETTVLLFAIICLFFFCLLIIEYVKFYINIPYTQFYSRLEIVGWITFAISMLVPWYFMLQFEFEKKRLYLLILFSGLIGIYILNYHHYDLTAILFSDAMWLISIAVATNAAARQIKGGIIVVLGLVASVAVNYFLFYDFGLFIAFTIIVLCMLYLHTIRAKAIEEAHNASLLLSSRLQLELIKKNIQPHFLRNTLTSLIDWVEESPQQGVVFIRALADEFDIMNSIAEDTLIPIREEIQLCRKHLEVMSFRKEVCYDWQEKNIDENEEIPPAIIHTIIENGITHSLPPEKGCICFCLSFIREKNYKEYTLQTIAKNRQTKKDRSNGTGFKYIKARLDESYGDNWSFDSCAVKEGWQTTIKIFEKR; from the coding sequence ATGCAAACGGCTCTAACACCTTTTGAAATGCATTTCCCAATTCGATATTTATTCTATCTTTATCTTATGTATCGATTTGCCTTTTTTACCTTTTTTTTACTGCTTTTGTTTACGTCATGTAAACAATATACTGATTATGTAAAATCGGATGCATCGTACTATGTTAATGAAGATCGTGTACAGGATTATTTGGGTAAATCTGCACAAGATATTTTTAAAGTTCAAATACCATTAAAGCTTGTTAAACGTGATAATAATGCCGGACCATTAGGTTTACAGGTAAATGCTTTTGGTGCTTTTGATGTGTATTGGGATGGTATTTTAGTGGGAAGCAACGGTAAAATGGCAAAATCAGGTCAGCCCGAAGTACCCGGAACCGAAATGACATATTATCAAATACCCGAAAAACGAGCCAATATAGGCAAACACATTGTTACTATTATTGGAACACAAACGCAATTACAAGAGGCAAAACGCGGAATTGATATTAAACTCGAAAGCTATTTAAGACTTCATCGTGCACCGCTTATTGTCATGTCTTTTATGAACCTCATGGCGGGAGCTTTTTTAATTGCCGCTATCTATTATTCTTTTCTGTATATCAATAGTACCCGTAAAGAAACAACAGTTTTGCTTTTTGCAATAATATGTCTGTTTTTCTTCTGCTTATTAATCATAGAATACGTAAAGTTTTATATCAACATTCCATACACCCAATTTTATTCCCGTTTAGAGATCGTTGGCTGGATTACGTTTGCAATCTCGATGCTCGTTCCGTGGTATTTTATGCTGCAGTTTGAATTCGAAAAAAAGCGGCTGTATTTGCTTATTTTATTTTCGGGACTTATTGGTATTTATATTTTAAATTATCATCATTATGATCTTACTGCCATACTTTTTAGCGATGCAATGTGGCTTATTTCTATTGCGGTCGCTACTAATGCTGCAGCTCGACAAATTAAGGGAGGAATAATTGTTGTACTCGGTTTAGTGGCAAGTGTGGCTGTTAATTACTTTTTATTTTATGATTTTGGATTGTTTATCGCTTTCACCATTATCGTACTTTGCATGCTTTATCTGCATACTATTCGCGCCAAAGCAATCGAAGAAGCGCATAACGCATCATTATTACTTTCGTCAAGATTACAGTTAGAACTGATTAAGAAAAATATTCAGCCTCATTTTCTTCGTAATACCTTAACTTCCTTAATTGATTGGGTTGAAGAATCACCGCAGCAAGGCGTTGTATTTATTCGCGCGCTGGCAGACGAGTTTGATATCATGAATTCTATTGCCGAAGATACATTGATACCAATAAGAGAAGAAATTCAATTATGCCGAAAACATCTCGAAGTAATGTCTTTTCGTAAAGAAGTTTGCTACGATTGGCAAGAAAAAAATATTGATGAAAATGAAGAGATTCCGCCTGCGATTATTCATACTATTATAGAAAACGGAATTACACACAGTTTGCCGCCTGAAAAAGGCTGTATTTGTTTTTGCCTGAGTTTTATAAGAGAAAAAAACTATAAAGAGTATACATTGCAAACTATTGCAAAAAACAGACAAACAAAGAAAGACAGAAGTAATGGAACCGGTTTTAAGTATATAAAAGCCAGATTAGACGAAAGTTATGGCGATAATTGGTCTTTTGATTCCTGTGCGGTAAAAGAAGGCTGGCAAACCACAATTAAAATTTTTGAGAAAAGATGA